The Streptomyces sp. NBC_00286 nucleotide sequence TCCGTCGAGCGGCAGTCGGAGGCGTTTTGCACAACGCCCTCGCGTGACCCACCGGGGACGGTGACGCACCGGAGCCCGGTGAGCCACCGCAAGGGGGGTCTCAGTAGGCCATGCCCCCGGCGAACGGCATCGTCTGCCACTGGTCGACGGACGGCTTCAAGTAGTCGAGCAGTACGGGCAATTGTGGCACCAGCGTGAGGGAGGCGATGACCCGCAGCATCCCCACGGCGTTCACGAAGCTCAGGACGTCCTCGTTCAGCGGCCTCATGCCGTTGCGCCGCGCGCCGCGGTTGTAGGCGGCTTCGAGGTCGGGCCCGAGGGCGGCCAGGTCCCACTCGACGGGGCCCAGAGTGATCAGTTCGAAGTCGGCGTAGAGGTCCCCGTCCGTCCCGGAGAAGATGTTCGCGGGCGGGGAGTCGCCGTGGACGGGCTGGAGGTCGATCCCCGGGAACCGTGTCTCGAACGCCGTGCGTGACCGCACGAGAGGCTCCAGGACCTGCCACTCGCGGCGTGCGCGGTCCAGATCGGCCGGACCGAGGAGGTCGGGGCGCTCCTCGAGCAGAGCGAGGCTTTCCTCGATGAACTGCGGTTCCGCCGACGACAGATACGACAGCCTGCCCGGGTATGCGCGCATCGCGGCATGCAGGTCGGCGGTGCTTTCCGAGTTCGCCACGTAGTCGGGCTCTTTGCCCCGGTCCTCCTCGACGAACTGCCAGAAGGTCATCGAGAACCCGTCGCGCTGAACGGGTTCCCGTGGCATGAGAGGGCTGGGAGGGATCACGGGGGTTCCCTGGTCTGCGAGCCACCGCGTCACGTCCAGTTCCGCCCGCTGGCGGCGCGCAAGGGATTCGAGGCTCGTGGAGCGCGGCAGGACGGTGGGAAGCCTGGCCACGACGGGTGAGGGCGCGAGGTGGACGACGACGGAGAAGACGTCGTGGAGGACGGAGGCATCTGTCACGGTGAGTCCGAGATCGCGGCCTGCTCCGACCGCCGCGTCGACTGCGGCGGAGGTACGGCGGGCGGCCTGCTGTGGGGTCACGAAGTAGGTCATGGCTCAGTCGTTCCAATCGTTGCAGGTGAATCTCTGACGGATGGACGGGGCGAGGGGTACAGAGCCCGCGTGGCGCTTGCGGGCGAGGGGCCAGGCCCCACCGGGCCAGGGCCCGCCGGGGCCAGAGCCCTGGTGCCGGCGCCCGCGTGTGCAACCCTCGCGCGGCGCTCGCGGGCGGAGGTCGCAGGCCCTACCGGGCCAGAGCCCTGGTGCCGGCGCCCGCGTGTGCGGCCCTCGCGCGGCGCTCGTGGGCGGATGCGGCCAGGGCCTTGGTCCAGGCCCGCGTGTGCGGCTCTCGCGCGGCGCTCGTGGGCGGAGGCCCACGCCTCCCGCGCCAGGGCACTTGCCCTCGGCCCGGCAGGGTCAGCAGTCAGCATCTGCGGCCGCCGCACAGCTCCAGTCGCTGTCCCGGGAACCGCTCGCGGAAGCCGCGGTCGTGCGAGACCGCGACCACCGCGCCCGGGTACTCCGCGAGTGCCGCCTCCAGGTCCTCGACCAGATCGAGCGCGATGTGGTTCGTCGGT carries:
- a CDS encoding phosphotransferase; protein product: MTYFVTPQQAARRTSAAVDAAVGAGRDLGLTVTDASVLHDVFSVVVHLAPSPVVARLPTVLPRSTSLESLARRQRAELDVTRWLADQGTPVIPPSPLMPREPVQRDGFSMTFWQFVEEDRGKEPDYVANSESTADLHAAMRAYPGRLSYLSSAEPQFIEESLALLEERPDLLGPADLDRARREWQVLEPLVRSRTAFETRFPGIDLQPVHGDSPPANIFSGTDGDLYADFELITLGPVEWDLAALGPDLEAAYNRGARRNGMRPLNEDVLSFVNAVGMLRVIASLTLVPQLPVLLDYLKPSVDQWQTMPFAGGMAY